A single genomic interval of Hyalangium gracile harbors:
- the ruvA gene encoding Holliday junction branch migration protein RuvA: MIAALRGTLVEKSLEEAIIDVAGVSYRVALSTLAIGKLPAEGQPVHVRVRTVVREDAFDLFGFLTRTEEEMFLLLNSVSQVGPRLALTVLSGMEVPELVAALGRGEVARLTKIKGIGKKTAERLVLELKDKVKVLHLEAVAQGATAPPPAAGPMADLVSALLNLGYKAPQAEKAAEVAGERLGAEAAFQALFREALKVLRSGA; the protein is encoded by the coding sequence ATGATCGCCGCACTGCGCGGAACCCTCGTGGAGAAGAGCCTGGAGGAAGCCATCATCGACGTGGCGGGCGTGAGCTACCGCGTCGCCCTGTCCACGCTGGCCATCGGCAAGCTGCCGGCGGAGGGGCAGCCGGTGCACGTGCGCGTGCGCACGGTGGTGCGCGAGGACGCCTTCGATCTGTTCGGCTTCCTCACGCGGACCGAGGAGGAGATGTTCCTGCTGCTCAACTCCGTCTCCCAGGTGGGGCCGCGGCTTGCGCTCACGGTGCTGTCGGGCATGGAGGTGCCGGAGCTGGTGGCGGCGCTGGGCCGAGGCGAGGTGGCGCGGCTGACGAAGATCAAGGGCATCGGCAAGAAGACGGCCGAGCGGCTGGTGCTGGAGCTCAAGGACAAGGTGAAGGTGCTGCACCTGGAGGCGGTGGCTCAGGGGGCAACGGCTCCGCCACCGGCCGCGGGGCCGATGGCGGATCTCGTCTCGGCGCTGTTGAACCTGGGCTACAAGGCGCCGCAGGCGGAGAAGGCTGCGGAGGTGGCTGGAGAGCGGCTCGGAGCCGAGGCCGCCTTCCAGGCGCTGTTCCGCGAGGCCCTCAAGGTGCTGCGCTCGGGGGCCTGA
- a CDS encoding sigma-54-dependent transcriptional regulator: MSPTPHALLLVDDDAAFRKVYGGLLREAGYEVLEAADRPSARAAVEARAFPLVLLDLMLPPDGSVSAGLEQLGALIAARPGTKVIVVSGAGDTRHSLEAIRLGAYDFLTKPVDPDVLLVVVQRAMARVALERQVEALQSSLAHAGGDTAMVGQSASFLSSVSLAERIAASDLPVLVTGENGTGKELLARSIHLKSRRRAGPFIPVNCGALPENLLESALFGHVKGSFTGATRDHRGLFAEADGGTLFLDEIGDMTPSLQVKVLRTLETGDILPVGADRPSHVDVRCISATNKDLGALQQAGAFREDLYWRIKGVQVHLPPLRERAADLPLLARHFLNQCAHLCPDGRAKLLSDAAIEALQAHAWPGNLRELRHEMQRASVLAGDRRELQPEDLSFTGSERPRAPAPGATTLQQKVEALERREIEEALRRFNGNRTHTAEALGLSRQGLLKKLERYGLT; this comes from the coding sequence ATGAGCCCCACACCGCACGCGCTCCTCCTCGTCGACGACGACGCCGCCTTTCGCAAGGTCTACGGAGGCCTGCTGCGGGAGGCGGGCTATGAGGTCCTCGAGGCCGCCGATCGCCCCTCCGCCCGCGCCGCCGTGGAGGCCCGTGCGTTTCCGCTCGTGCTGCTCGACCTGATGCTCCCTCCCGACGGCAGCGTGTCCGCGGGGCTCGAGCAATTGGGAGCGCTGATCGCCGCCCGCCCGGGCACCAAGGTCATCGTCGTCTCCGGCGCCGGGGACACGCGCCACTCGCTGGAGGCCATCCGCCTGGGCGCCTATGACTTCCTCACCAAGCCGGTGGACCCGGACGTGCTCCTGGTCGTCGTCCAGCGCGCCATGGCCCGCGTGGCCCTGGAGCGGCAGGTGGAGGCGCTGCAGTCCTCGCTCGCCCACGCCGGGGGCGACACCGCGATGGTGGGGCAGAGCGCCTCGTTCCTCTCCTCCGTCTCGCTCGCCGAGCGCATCGCCGCCAGCGATCTGCCCGTGCTCGTCACCGGGGAGAACGGCACCGGCAAGGAGCTGCTGGCCCGCTCCATCCACCTCAAGAGCCGCCGCCGTGCCGGCCCCTTCATCCCCGTCAACTGCGGCGCCCTCCCCGAGAACCTCCTGGAGAGCGCCCTCTTCGGCCACGTGAAGGGCTCCTTCACCGGGGCCACGCGCGATCACCGGGGCCTCTTCGCCGAGGCCGACGGCGGCACGCTCTTCCTCGACGAGATCGGCGACATGACGCCCTCGCTCCAGGTGAAGGTGCTGCGCACGCTGGAGACCGGCGACATCCTCCCCGTGGGTGCCGACCGGCCCTCGCACGTGGACGTGCGCTGCATCTCCGCCACGAACAAGGACCTCGGGGCCCTGCAGCAGGCCGGCGCCTTCCGAGAGGACCTCTACTGGCGCATCAAGGGCGTCCAGGTGCACCTGCCGCCCCTGCGCGAGCGCGCCGCGGACCTGCCGCTGCTCGCCCGCCACTTCCTCAACCAGTGCGCCCACCTGTGCCCGGACGGCCGCGCGAAGCTGCTCTCGGACGCGGCCATCGAGGCGCTCCAGGCGCATGCCTGGCCCGGCAACCTGCGCGAGCTGCGCCACGAGATGCAGCGCGCCTCCGTGCTCGCGGGAGACCGGCGCGAGCTGCAGCCGGAGGATCTCTCCTTCACCGGCAGCGAGCGCCCCCGTGCCCCCGCGCCCGGCGCCACCACGCTCCAGCAGAAGGTGGAGGCGCTGGAGCGCCGTGAGATCGAAGAGGCCCTGCGCCGCTTCAACGGCAACCGCACGCACACCGCCGAGGCGCTCGGCCTCTCGCGGCAGGGGCTGCTCAAGAAGCTGGAGCGCTACGGGCTGACGTGA
- a CDS encoding CotH kinase family protein yields MRAVTVMVGGNRGENERSVLWIAVVGTVLLMLLNGCGKEEASRQEPTGDRFTYPALQTEVPLYELRIPEQTMALFDREPYADEQPATLTFEGQTHEVMVRLRGSSSRFFPKKSWRIEFPKGVEFDGRRKHNLVAEFQDRTMMTEKLAYDMMLAMGLPAPRTRFVRISINGQYQGVFLDIERVDKDFAEAHGFADPDPTIYRCGAKDCEMKLWRTDYQQDWQKETNEDVKSKDDVMTLMNVINRAPEPHLPEMLDANLELEHYLRAMVADTLISNDIHEDSQSYLIHDKTTGKWTYVPWDLNNNDARWWPTYNLGMKPVVDHPLFGYSLSDAWVAKMYAKRATRPGFLPAFSNLNTRIIYNPELRERLLALVEKGLDELLAPEVIDPRLDAMYALIAPYMDADPYLLLGPDESMPVDPDGMAKFHEGLPFLKAYARGRTSFVRQQLARFRAPPSTLQLSAVNPREGWVELRNPTDRELSTAGLVVTVDLRRTIPSLRVPSTSAVLSGHMIPPQGTLRLPPQELGFTLPLEGELGLFNGETVTGVLDVLFYGALPPGSVYTRGEEAASGWEIR; encoded by the coding sequence ATGCGAGCGGTGACGGTGATGGTGGGCGGGAACAGGGGCGAGAACGAGCGCTCCGTCCTCTGGATCGCGGTGGTGGGGACGGTGCTGCTGATGTTGCTGAATGGCTGCGGGAAGGAAGAGGCCTCGCGGCAGGAGCCGACGGGAGATCGGTTCACGTACCCCGCCCTGCAGACGGAGGTGCCGCTCTACGAGCTGCGGATCCCCGAACAGACGATGGCGCTGTTCGACAGGGAGCCGTACGCGGATGAGCAGCCGGCCACGCTCACCTTCGAGGGGCAGACTCACGAGGTGATGGTGCGGCTGCGCGGCTCGAGCTCGCGCTTCTTCCCGAAGAAGAGCTGGCGCATCGAGTTCCCCAAGGGCGTGGAGTTCGACGGCCGGCGCAAGCACAACCTCGTCGCCGAGTTCCAGGACCGGACGATGATGACCGAGAAGCTCGCCTACGACATGATGCTCGCCATGGGGCTGCCGGCTCCGCGCACCCGGTTCGTGCGGATCTCCATCAACGGCCAGTACCAGGGCGTCTTCCTCGACATCGAGCGCGTGGACAAGGACTTCGCCGAGGCCCACGGCTTCGCCGACCCGGACCCGACCATCTACCGCTGCGGCGCCAAGGACTGCGAGATGAAGCTGTGGCGCACCGACTACCAGCAGGACTGGCAGAAGGAGACCAACGAGGACGTGAAGAGCAAGGACGACGTGATGACGCTGATGAACGTCATCAACCGCGCCCCCGAGCCTCACCTGCCCGAGATGCTGGACGCGAACCTGGAGCTGGAGCACTACCTGCGCGCGATGGTGGCCGACACCCTCATCTCCAACGACATCCACGAGGACTCGCAGAGCTACCTCATCCACGACAAGACAACGGGCAAGTGGACGTACGTGCCCTGGGATCTCAACAACAATGACGCGCGCTGGTGGCCGACCTACAACCTGGGGATGAAGCCGGTCGTCGATCACCCGCTGTTCGGCTACAGCCTCTCGGATGCGTGGGTGGCGAAGATGTATGCCAAGCGCGCGACGCGCCCCGGCTTCCTGCCCGCCTTCTCCAACCTCAACACCCGCATCATCTACAACCCGGAGCTGCGCGAGCGGCTGCTCGCCCTGGTGGAGAAGGGCCTGGACGAGCTGCTCGCCCCGGAGGTCATCGACCCGCGGCTGGACGCGATGTACGCGCTGATCGCCCCGTACATGGACGCCGACCCGTACCTGCTGCTCGGCCCGGATGAGTCGATGCCGGTGGACCCCGACGGCATGGCGAAGTTCCACGAGGGGCTGCCCTTCCTCAAGGCCTACGCGCGGGGCCGCACCTCCTTCGTGCGCCAGCAGCTGGCGCGCTTCCGGGCGCCTCCGAGCACCCTGCAGCTGAGCGCCGTGAATCCGCGCGAGGGCTGGGTGGAGCTGCGCAACCCCACCGACCGAGAGCTCTCCACGGCGGGCCTGGTCGTCACGGTGGACCTGCGGCGCACGATTCCCTCGCTCCGCGTGCCCAGCACCAGCGCCGTGCTGAGCGGGCACATGATTCCGCCCCAGGGCACGCTGCGCCTGCCCCCCCAGGAGCTGGGCTTCACGCTCCCGCTGGAGGGCGAGCTGGGCCTCTTCAATGGAGAGACGGTGACGGGCGTGCTGGACGTGCTCTTCTACGGCGCGCTGCCCCCCGGCAGCGTCTACACCCGGGGCGAGGAGGCCGCCTCCGGCTGGGAGATCCGCTGA
- a CDS encoding caspase family protein encodes MRYPGGTLALVLVLAALPAWAEERPRAAFAFIVGVNRSVDPNEPPLRYADDDAARYLDLFRLLGARTYLLARLDQNTERLHPQAAAEASVPRQAEWDRLVDQLAKDVAQAKERNLGTVLYFVYAGHGSVRNGQGYVTLEDRQLTGKDLMDALIARVDAEQVHLIVDACSSYFLAYGRGPGGQRRPLSGFSDVAHLSEDGRVGLLLSTSSARESHEWEAFQSGVFSHEVRSGLYGAADADGDGRVSYKEIAAFVERANAAIPNERFRPEVHARPPKDGQWLVELGQAMAHRIEVDGSESVHLELEDSRGVRLADFHNSSGQRLYVARPVGTGPLYVRRVVDGSEYRIDAMPEVVQLAALTPQAPRAIARGAEHEAFSLIFSLPYDRQAVEAYDFRTPVPLEPLEPGIAPWRRVAGWSALGVAGMTLGGGAWTTLSARGLRSEGASGLSNEEALRRNARIQSLNRRSTALYAAGAAAGVVGLGLLLWPGAPAEAYPTLSPNSAGLQLEGRF; translated from the coding sequence GTGAGATACCCGGGCGGGACACTGGCGCTCGTCCTCGTCCTGGCGGCGCTGCCCGCGTGGGCGGAGGAGCGTCCGCGGGCCGCCTTCGCCTTCATCGTCGGAGTCAACCGGAGCGTGGACCCGAACGAGCCTCCGCTGCGCTACGCGGATGACGATGCCGCGCGCTACCTGGACCTCTTCCGGCTCCTGGGCGCCCGGACGTACCTGCTGGCGCGGCTCGATCAGAACACGGAGCGGCTGCACCCGCAGGCCGCGGCCGAGGCGAGCGTGCCACGGCAGGCCGAGTGGGACCGTCTGGTGGATCAGCTCGCGAAGGACGTGGCGCAGGCGAAGGAGCGCAACCTGGGGACGGTGCTCTACTTCGTCTACGCGGGCCATGGCAGCGTGCGCAACGGCCAGGGGTACGTGACGCTCGAGGACCGCCAGCTCACGGGCAAGGATCTGATGGATGCCTTGATTGCCCGGGTGGACGCGGAGCAGGTGCACCTCATCGTGGACGCGTGCTCCTCGTACTTCCTGGCCTATGGCCGAGGGCCGGGAGGCCAGCGCCGTCCGCTGAGCGGCTTCAGTGACGTGGCGCACCTGTCGGAGGACGGGCGCGTGGGCTTGCTGCTCTCCACCTCCAGCGCTCGCGAGAGCCACGAGTGGGAGGCCTTCCAGTCCGGTGTCTTCAGCCACGAGGTGCGCTCGGGGCTCTACGGAGCGGCGGACGCGGATGGAGATGGCCGGGTGAGCTACAAGGAGATCGCCGCCTTCGTGGAACGGGCGAACGCGGCCATCCCCAACGAGCGCTTCCGCCCGGAGGTCCACGCGCGCCCGCCGAAGGATGGGCAGTGGCTGGTGGAGCTGGGGCAGGCGATGGCCCACCGCATCGAGGTGGACGGCAGCGAGTCCGTGCACCTGGAGCTCGAGGACAGCCGGGGCGTGCGCCTGGCGGACTTCCACAACTCTTCTGGGCAGCGGCTCTATGTGGCCAGGCCCGTGGGAACGGGCCCGCTGTACGTGCGGCGCGTGGTGGACGGCAGCGAGTACCGCATCGACGCCATGCCCGAGGTGGTGCAGCTCGCCGCACTCACGCCCCAGGCCCCCAGGGCCATCGCCCGAGGCGCGGAGCACGAGGCGTTCAGCCTCATCTTCTCGCTGCCGTACGACCGGCAGGCCGTCGAGGCCTATGACTTCCGCACGCCCGTGCCGCTGGAGCCGCTGGAGCCGGGGATCGCTCCATGGCGGCGCGTGGCGGGCTGGAGCGCGCTCGGAGTGGCGGGGATGACGCTGGGCGGAGGGGCCTGGACGACGCTGTCCGCGCGTGGCCTGCGCTCGGAGGGCGCGAGCGGGCTGTCCAATGAGGAGGCGCTGCGCCGCAACGCGCGCATCCAGAGCCTCAACCGACGCTCCACCGCGTTGTATGCGGCGGGGGCTGCCGCGGGAGTGGTGGGGCTCGGCCTGCTGCTCTGGCCGGGAGCGCCCGCGGAGGCCTACCCGACGCTCTCTCCGAACTCGGCGGGCCTGCAACTGGAGGGACGGTTTTGA
- a CDS encoding YebC/PmpR family DNA-binding transcriptional regulator, giving the protein MSGHNRWSKIKRQKAAMGASKGKLYSKLIKEITVAARLGGGDPAGNARLRVAITAAREGNMPNDTIQRAVKKGTGELEGENYEEVMYEGYGPGGVAVLVECLTDNRNRTSGEVRATFGRGGGNLGAEGAVSWMFHKKGVISVKPGPTEDQVMEKAIEAGAEDVINHGDEGFEVRTAPVDLHTVATSLEAAGLKLGEQKWSFFPQTTVKLEGDNAKKMLKLMDALEENDDVQNVHANFEMDEALMESLH; this is encoded by the coding sequence ATGTCTGGTCACAATCGTTGGTCGAAGATCAAGCGGCAGAAGGCCGCAATGGGCGCCTCCAAAGGCAAGCTCTACAGCAAGCTCATCAAGGAAATCACCGTCGCCGCGCGGCTGGGCGGAGGCGATCCGGCGGGCAACGCCCGGCTGCGAGTGGCCATCACGGCCGCTCGTGAGGGCAACATGCCCAACGACACCATCCAGCGCGCGGTGAAGAAGGGCACCGGCGAGCTGGAGGGCGAGAACTACGAAGAGGTGATGTACGAGGGCTATGGCCCGGGCGGGGTGGCCGTCCTCGTCGAGTGCCTCACCGACAACCGCAACCGCACCTCCGGCGAGGTCCGCGCCACCTTCGGCAGGGGGGGCGGCAACCTGGGCGCGGAGGGCGCGGTCAGCTGGATGTTCCACAAGAAGGGCGTCATCTCCGTGAAGCCGGGCCCCACCGAGGACCAGGTGATGGAGAAGGCCATCGAGGCGGGCGCCGAGGACGTCATCAACCACGGCGACGAGGGCTTCGAGGTGCGCACCGCGCCGGTGGACCTGCACACCGTGGCGACGAGCCTGGAGGCCGCCGGGCTGAAGCTGGGCGAGCAGAAGTGGAGCTTCTTCCCGCAGACGACCGTCAAGCTCGAGGGCGACAACGCGAAGAAGATGCTCAAGCTGATGGACGCGCTCGAGGAGAACGACGACGTCCAGAACGTGCACGCGAACTTCGAGATGGACGAGGCGCTGATGGAGTCGCTGCACTAG
- a CDS encoding response regulator — MVARSPRATIIEPVSTAAGLSPRARRCKRLRVLLVEPDEQYRSLLGTGLAEAGFEVMVVATAEDAREELASASYLPHLVMAETELAGMDGFSLCNQLRGELRTAELPVFLIASRREVFHPELAASVGADDYLTKPVMVEDVVALARLKAGRRTSEPEYEAHSARLPLTAIARALLAGTRSGRVVLKDGEGFFAFRDGKVVDAGFQGERGVLAFRRLLSFASGVYGVTFGPELHRGTLLMDLPFLRQQVLPALERFARLREVGVPLAARLTVDFQHLSEHLSTLPDEVVSLVRLFDGRRTVRTVLLECRLTEVVAFETVMHLFVLGVLVPACHMEARERLLDAPRFFEPEAEAARVARETEARDAEERAAEEHEARVLPPEEPQVEAPPPADVPAQEASSVSESPASVEPELDVEIVVEPEPSAEQVAALTPIPVILSFTKPKGHRREEKTARVR, encoded by the coding sequence ATGGTTGCCCGCTCCCCTCGCGCGACCATCATTGAGCCAGTCTCCACCGCCGCCGGGCTGAGCCCGCGTGCCCGGCGCTGCAAGCGCCTGCGCGTGCTGCTGGTGGAGCCGGACGAGCAGTACCGCTCGTTGCTCGGGACGGGGCTGGCGGAGGCGGGCTTCGAGGTGATGGTGGTGGCGACGGCCGAGGACGCTCGGGAAGAGCTGGCCTCTGCCTCGTACCTGCCGCACCTCGTCATGGCGGAGACGGAGCTTGCGGGCATGGACGGCTTCTCCCTGTGCAACCAGCTCCGGGGAGAGCTGCGCACGGCCGAGCTGCCGGTGTTCCTGATCGCCAGCCGTCGCGAGGTGTTCCACCCCGAGCTGGCCGCGAGCGTGGGCGCGGACGACTACCTGACGAAGCCGGTGATGGTGGAGGACGTGGTGGCGCTGGCGCGGCTCAAGGCGGGCCGGCGCACGTCGGAGCCGGAGTACGAGGCGCACTCGGCGCGGCTGCCGCTGACGGCGATTGCCCGCGCGCTGCTGGCCGGGACGCGCTCGGGGCGGGTGGTGCTCAAGGACGGGGAGGGCTTCTTCGCCTTCCGTGACGGGAAGGTGGTGGACGCGGGCTTCCAGGGCGAGCGCGGGGTGCTGGCGTTCCGGCGCCTGCTGAGCTTTGCCAGCGGCGTGTACGGCGTCACGTTCGGCCCCGAGCTGCACCGGGGCACGCTGCTGATGGACCTGCCGTTCCTGCGTCAGCAGGTGCTGCCGGCCCTGGAGCGCTTCGCCCGGCTGCGCGAGGTGGGAGTGCCGCTGGCGGCGCGCCTGACGGTGGACTTCCAGCACCTGTCCGAGCACCTCTCCACGCTGCCCGACGAGGTGGTGTCGCTGGTGCGCCTGTTCGATGGGCGCCGCACGGTGCGCACGGTGCTGCTGGAGTGCCGCCTCACGGAGGTGGTGGCGTTCGAGACCGTGATGCACCTGTTCGTGCTCGGGGTGCTGGTGCCCGCCTGCCACATGGAGGCGCGGGAGCGGCTGCTGGACGCGCCGCGCTTCTTCGAGCCGGAGGCCGAGGCGGCGAGGGTGGCGCGGGAGACGGAGGCCCGCGACGCCGAGGAGCGCGCGGCCGAGGAGCACGAGGCCCGGGTGCTCCCGCCCGAGGAGCCCCAGGTGGAGGCCCCGCCCCCGGCGGACGTGCCAGCCCAGGAGGCCAGCAGTGTCTCGGAGTCGCCCGCTTCGGTGGAGCCCGAGCTGGACGTGGAGATCGTCGTGGAGCCGGAGCCCAGCGCGGAGCAGGTCGCCGCCCTGACGCCCATTCCGGTCATCCTGAGCTTCACGAAGCCCAAGGGCCACCGTCGGGAAGAGAAGACAGCACGCGTCCGCTGA
- the ruvC gene encoding crossover junction endodeoxyribonuclease RuvC → MRVLGVDPGSRFMGYGVVEERRGRLTHVAHGVIKVDPEAPLHHRLMVLHAELTGRLSQFRPQAVSVEGVFTFRNARSALVLGHARGVALLAAAQAGLPVFEYPPARVKRSVGAGGADGKDAVARMVCSLLQLEAIERADASDALAVALCHLNQGRAAGLLVGSTRSARGKSRKGAAGLLADRLSPSYRRPEAR, encoded by the coding sequence GTGCGCGTCCTTGGGGTCGATCCTGGCAGCCGGTTCATGGGGTATGGCGTGGTGGAGGAGCGGCGCGGCCGGCTGACGCACGTGGCCCACGGCGTCATCAAGGTGGACCCGGAGGCCCCGCTGCACCACCGGCTGATGGTGCTGCACGCCGAGCTGACGGGCAGGCTGAGCCAGTTCCGTCCGCAGGCGGTGTCGGTGGAAGGCGTCTTCACCTTCCGCAACGCGCGCAGCGCCCTGGTGCTGGGGCACGCGCGCGGCGTGGCCCTGCTGGCGGCGGCGCAGGCGGGGCTGCCCGTGTTCGAGTACCCCCCTGCACGGGTGAAGCGCTCGGTGGGGGCGGGCGGCGCGGACGGCAAGGATGCGGTCGCCCGCATGGTGTGCTCTCTGCTGCAGCTCGAAGCGATTGAACGAGCGGACGCCAGCGATGCCCTCGCGGTGGCGCTCTGTCACCTCAACCAGGGACGGGCGGCGGGGCTGCTCGTGGGCAGCACCCGGAGCGCTCGCGGCAAGAGCCGCAAGGGCGCGGCGGGGCTGCTCGCGGACCGGCTGAGCCCGTCCTACCGGCGCCCGGAGGCGCGATGA
- a CDS encoding RNA polymerase sigma factor, protein MQANIEEALCSALGEDGADRWLLDFHAGRRSVLEQCYRELYPTVQRAVGRVLSGADQETVIHEVFYRLISREELRRSFRGGSLKAWIGTVAYHQALEFVRRQQREQGALAQVRELDVGEAEAVEASDAECEARILIERFRRECLPEKWHGVFEARFLRQLPQREAARELGIHRTTLAYQELRIRSLLRHFLLREGSTP, encoded by the coding sequence GTGCAGGCGAACATCGAGGAGGCGCTCTGCTCCGCGCTCGGCGAGGACGGCGCGGACCGTTGGCTCCTGGACTTTCATGCCGGGCGGCGCTCCGTTCTGGAGCAGTGCTACCGCGAGCTGTATCCCACCGTGCAGCGGGCCGTGGGACGGGTGCTCAGCGGGGCGGACCAGGAGACCGTCATCCACGAGGTCTTCTATCGATTGATCTCCCGTGAGGAGCTGCGCCGGAGCTTCCGAGGCGGCTCGCTCAAGGCCTGGATCGGCACGGTGGCCTATCACCAGGCGCTGGAGTTCGTGCGCCGCCAGCAGCGCGAGCAGGGCGCGCTGGCGCAGGTGAGGGAGCTCGATGTCGGCGAGGCCGAGGCGGTGGAGGCCTCCGACGCCGAGTGCGAGGCCCGCATCCTCATAGAGCGCTTCCGGCGCGAGTGCCTGCCCGAGAAATGGCACGGCGTCTTCGAGGCTCGCTTCCTGCGACAGCTGCCACAGCGGGAGGCGGCTCGGGAGCTGGGCATCCACAGAACCACGCTGGCGTACCAGGAGCTGCGTATCCGCTCGCTGCTGCGCCACTTCCTCTTGCGCGAAGGGAGTACACCATGA